One Ostrea edulis chromosome 2, xbOstEdul1.1, whole genome shotgun sequence genomic region harbors:
- the LOC125680517 gene encoding arfaptin-2-like isoform X4 codes for MMADSGPAHNGESKANDTFEQDLKDILNDGQDLTDVHNTVQSGSPNKIMTSSFPGASTATSNISLSSQGAPQNNGGDFIPKTVHAAQTKLETIKHWSLNTIKCTKQLISEKFGKGSKTVDLELENQIESLRDMQRKYSNILRLARTLTNHFYQVVQTQRALGEAFSEQSQRNPELQEEFSYNCETQRNLVKNGEVLLGAMNFFTSTVNTLCNKTMEDTILTIKNYEAARLEYDAYRSDVESLQLGPRDSTPAQRIEEAQRKFEEHKAKFEKLRGDVAIKLKFLDENRVKVMHKQLLLFHNATSAYFTGNATALDATLKQFNIKLKSANTAGPSWLEQ; via the exons ATGATGGCAGATTCAGGTCCAGCACATAATGGGGAATCAAAAGCAAATGACACATTTGAACAGGACTTGAAAGACATCCTGAATGATGGACAGGACTTGACAGATGTACATAATACTGTACAAAGTGGATCCCCCAATAAGATCATGACATCCTCTTTCCCGGGAGCATCCACTG CAACAAGCAATATTTCCTTGTCCTCACAAGGGGCTCCACAGAACAATGGTGGAGACTTCATTCCCAAGACGGTGCATGCTGCTCAGACAAAACTAGAAACCATTAAACACTGGAGTCTGAATACTATCAAATGCACCAAGCAACTTATCTCAGAAAAATTTGGCAAAGGTTCCAAAACAGTGGATTTAGAACtagaaaatcaaattgaatCCCTGAGAGACATGCAGAGAAAATATAGCAACATTTTACGTCTGGCGAGGACTTTAACTAACCATTTTTACCAGGTTGTGCAAACACAGAGGGCTTTGGGAGAGGCATTTTCTGAGCAATCTCAAAGAAATCCAGAGCTGCAAGAAGAATTTTCTTATAACTGTGAGACACAAAGAAATTTGGTGAAAAACGGAGAAGTTCTCCTGG GTGCAATGAATTTTTTCACATCTACAGTAAATACTCTTTGTAATAAGACAATGGAAGACACAATTCTGACAATAAAGAATTATGAGGCAGCCAG GTTAGAATATGATGCATACAGAAGTGATGTAGAATCTCTTCAGCTTGGACCCCGAGATTCTACTCCAGCCCAAAGAATAGAAGAAGCCCAGAGAAAGTTCGAAGAACACAAAGCAAAATTTGAGAAGCTCAGAGGAGATGTTGCCATCAAATTGAAGTTTCTAGATGAAAACAGG GTGAAAGTTATGCACAAGCAGCTATTGTTGTTCCATAATGCCACATCAGCCTATTTCACTGGTAATGCCACTGCTTTAGATGCCACTCTGAAGCAGTTTAACATCAAACTCAAATCTGCCAACACTGCAGGCCCTTCCTGGTTGGAACAATGA
- the LOC125680517 gene encoding arfaptin-2-like isoform X2, translating to MMADSGPAHNGESKANDTFEQDLKDILNDGQDLTDVHNTVQSGSPNKIMTSSFPGASTGNFGAQSGLTRSLTMPPATSNISLSSQGAPQNNGGDFIPKTVHAAQTKLETIKHWSLNTIKCTKQLISEKFGKGSKTVDLELENQIESLRDMQRKYSNILRLARTLTNHFYQVVQTQRALGEAFSEQSQRNPELQEEFSYNCETQRNLVKNGEVLLGAMNFFTSTVNTLCNKTMEDTILTIKNYEAARLEYDAYRSDVESLQLGPRDSTPAQRIEEAQRKFEEHKAKFEKLRGDVAIKLKFLDENRVKVMHKQLLLFHNATSAYFTGNATALDATLKQFNIKLKSANTAGPSWLEQ from the exons ATGATGGCAGATTCAGGTCCAGCACATAATGGGGAATCAAAAGCAAATGACACATTTGAACAGGACTTGAAAGACATCCTGAATGATGGACAGGACTTGACAGATGTACATAATACTGTACAAAGTGGATCCCCCAATAAGATCATGACATCCTCTTTCCCGGGAGCATCCACTGGTAACTTTGGAGCACAGTCTGGTCTTACTCGCTCTCTCACTATGCCTCCTG CAACAAGCAATATTTCCTTGTCCTCACAAGGGGCTCCACAGAACAATGGTGGAGACTTCATTCCCAAGACGGTGCATGCTGCTCAGACAAAACTAGAAACCATTAAACACTGGAGTCTGAATACTATCAAATGCACCAAGCAACTTATCTCAGAAAAATTTGGCAAAGGTTCCAAAACAGTGGATTTAGAACtagaaaatcaaattgaatCCCTGAGAGACATGCAGAGAAAATATAGCAACATTTTACGTCTGGCGAGGACTTTAACTAACCATTTTTACCAGGTTGTGCAAACACAGAGGGCTTTGGGAGAGGCATTTTCTGAGCAATCTCAAAGAAATCCAGAGCTGCAAGAAGAATTTTCTTATAACTGTGAGACACAAAGAAATTTGGTGAAAAACGGAGAAGTTCTCCTGG GTGCAATGAATTTTTTCACATCTACAGTAAATACTCTTTGTAATAAGACAATGGAAGACACAATTCTGACAATAAAGAATTATGAGGCAGCCAG GTTAGAATATGATGCATACAGAAGTGATGTAGAATCTCTTCAGCTTGGACCCCGAGATTCTACTCCAGCCCAAAGAATAGAAGAAGCCCAGAGAAAGTTCGAAGAACACAAAGCAAAATTTGAGAAGCTCAGAGGAGATGTTGCCATCAAATTGAAGTTTCTAGATGAAAACAGG GTGAAAGTTATGCACAAGCAGCTATTGTTGTTCCATAATGCCACATCAGCCTATTTCACTGGTAATGCCACTGCTTTAGATGCCACTCTGAAGCAGTTTAACATCAAACTCAAATCTGCCAACACTGCAGGCCCTTCCTGGTTGGAACAATGA
- the LOC125680517 gene encoding arfaptin-2-like isoform X3, protein MMMADSGPAHNGESKANDTFEQDLKDILNDGQDLTDVHNTVQSGSPNKIMTSSFPGASTATSNISLSSQGAPQNNGGDFIPKTVHAAQTKLETIKHWSLNTIKCTKQLISEKFGKGSKTVDLELENQIESLRDMQRKYSNILRLARTLTNHFYQVVQTQRALGEAFSEQSQRNPELQEEFSYNCETQRNLVKNGEVLLGAMNFFTSTVNTLCNKTMEDTILTIKNYEAARLEYDAYRSDVESLQLGPRDSTPAQRIEEAQRKFEEHKAKFEKLRGDVAIKLKFLDENRVKVMHKQLLLFHNATSAYFTGNATALDATLKQFNIKLKSANTAGPSWLEQ, encoded by the exons ATG ATGATGGCAGATTCAGGTCCAGCACATAATGGGGAATCAAAAGCAAATGACACATTTGAACAGGACTTGAAAGACATCCTGAATGATGGACAGGACTTGACAGATGTACATAATACTGTACAAAGTGGATCCCCCAATAAGATCATGACATCCTCTTTCCCGGGAGCATCCACTG CAACAAGCAATATTTCCTTGTCCTCACAAGGGGCTCCACAGAACAATGGTGGAGACTTCATTCCCAAGACGGTGCATGCTGCTCAGACAAAACTAGAAACCATTAAACACTGGAGTCTGAATACTATCAAATGCACCAAGCAACTTATCTCAGAAAAATTTGGCAAAGGTTCCAAAACAGTGGATTTAGAACtagaaaatcaaattgaatCCCTGAGAGACATGCAGAGAAAATATAGCAACATTTTACGTCTGGCGAGGACTTTAACTAACCATTTTTACCAGGTTGTGCAAACACAGAGGGCTTTGGGAGAGGCATTTTCTGAGCAATCTCAAAGAAATCCAGAGCTGCAAGAAGAATTTTCTTATAACTGTGAGACACAAAGAAATTTGGTGAAAAACGGAGAAGTTCTCCTGG GTGCAATGAATTTTTTCACATCTACAGTAAATACTCTTTGTAATAAGACAATGGAAGACACAATTCTGACAATAAAGAATTATGAGGCAGCCAG GTTAGAATATGATGCATACAGAAGTGATGTAGAATCTCTTCAGCTTGGACCCCGAGATTCTACTCCAGCCCAAAGAATAGAAGAAGCCCAGAGAAAGTTCGAAGAACACAAAGCAAAATTTGAGAAGCTCAGAGGAGATGTTGCCATCAAATTGAAGTTTCTAGATGAAAACAGG GTGAAAGTTATGCACAAGCAGCTATTGTTGTTCCATAATGCCACATCAGCCTATTTCACTGGTAATGCCACTGCTTTAGATGCCACTCTGAAGCAGTTTAACATCAAACTCAAATCTGCCAACACTGCAGGCCCTTCCTGGTTGGAACAATGA
- the LOC125680517 gene encoding arfaptin-2-like isoform X1: MMMADSGPAHNGESKANDTFEQDLKDILNDGQDLTDVHNTVQSGSPNKIMTSSFPGASTGNFGAQSGLTRSLTMPPATSNISLSSQGAPQNNGGDFIPKTVHAAQTKLETIKHWSLNTIKCTKQLISEKFGKGSKTVDLELENQIESLRDMQRKYSNILRLARTLTNHFYQVVQTQRALGEAFSEQSQRNPELQEEFSYNCETQRNLVKNGEVLLGAMNFFTSTVNTLCNKTMEDTILTIKNYEAARLEYDAYRSDVESLQLGPRDSTPAQRIEEAQRKFEEHKAKFEKLRGDVAIKLKFLDENRVKVMHKQLLLFHNATSAYFTGNATALDATLKQFNIKLKSANTAGPSWLEQ; encoded by the exons ATG ATGATGGCAGATTCAGGTCCAGCACATAATGGGGAATCAAAAGCAAATGACACATTTGAACAGGACTTGAAAGACATCCTGAATGATGGACAGGACTTGACAGATGTACATAATACTGTACAAAGTGGATCCCCCAATAAGATCATGACATCCTCTTTCCCGGGAGCATCCACTGGTAACTTTGGAGCACAGTCTGGTCTTACTCGCTCTCTCACTATGCCTCCTG CAACAAGCAATATTTCCTTGTCCTCACAAGGGGCTCCACAGAACAATGGTGGAGACTTCATTCCCAAGACGGTGCATGCTGCTCAGACAAAACTAGAAACCATTAAACACTGGAGTCTGAATACTATCAAATGCACCAAGCAACTTATCTCAGAAAAATTTGGCAAAGGTTCCAAAACAGTGGATTTAGAACtagaaaatcaaattgaatCCCTGAGAGACATGCAGAGAAAATATAGCAACATTTTACGTCTGGCGAGGACTTTAACTAACCATTTTTACCAGGTTGTGCAAACACAGAGGGCTTTGGGAGAGGCATTTTCTGAGCAATCTCAAAGAAATCCAGAGCTGCAAGAAGAATTTTCTTATAACTGTGAGACACAAAGAAATTTGGTGAAAAACGGAGAAGTTCTCCTGG GTGCAATGAATTTTTTCACATCTACAGTAAATACTCTTTGTAATAAGACAATGGAAGACACAATTCTGACAATAAAGAATTATGAGGCAGCCAG GTTAGAATATGATGCATACAGAAGTGATGTAGAATCTCTTCAGCTTGGACCCCGAGATTCTACTCCAGCCCAAAGAATAGAAGAAGCCCAGAGAAAGTTCGAAGAACACAAAGCAAAATTTGAGAAGCTCAGAGGAGATGTTGCCATCAAATTGAAGTTTCTAGATGAAAACAGG GTGAAAGTTATGCACAAGCAGCTATTGTTGTTCCATAATGCCACATCAGCCTATTTCACTGGTAATGCCACTGCTTTAGATGCCACTCTGAAGCAGTTTAACATCAAACTCAAATCTGCCAACACTGCAGGCCCTTCCTGGTTGGAACAATGA
- the LOC125680517 gene encoding arfaptin-2-like isoform X5 yields the protein MMMADSGPAHNGESKANDTFEQDLKDILNDGQDLTDVHNTVQSGSPNKIMTSSFPGASTGNFGAQSGLTRSLTMPPATSNISLSSQGAPQNNGGDFIPKTVHAAQTKLETIKHWSLNTIKCTKQLISEKFGKGSKTVDLELENQIESLRDMQRKYSNILRLARTLTNHFYQVVQTQRALGEAFSEQSQRNPELQEEFSYNCETQRNLVKNGEVLLGAMNFFTSTVNTLCNKTMEDTILTIKNYEAARFGYYKLPLPCKPFVAVCFILDFNRNSIPTYKNLIKFKYLFQNR from the exons ATG ATGATGGCAGATTCAGGTCCAGCACATAATGGGGAATCAAAAGCAAATGACACATTTGAACAGGACTTGAAAGACATCCTGAATGATGGACAGGACTTGACAGATGTACATAATACTGTACAAAGTGGATCCCCCAATAAGATCATGACATCCTCTTTCCCGGGAGCATCCACTGGTAACTTTGGAGCACAGTCTGGTCTTACTCGCTCTCTCACTATGCCTCCTG CAACAAGCAATATTTCCTTGTCCTCACAAGGGGCTCCACAGAACAATGGTGGAGACTTCATTCCCAAGACGGTGCATGCTGCTCAGACAAAACTAGAAACCATTAAACACTGGAGTCTGAATACTATCAAATGCACCAAGCAACTTATCTCAGAAAAATTTGGCAAAGGTTCCAAAACAGTGGATTTAGAACtagaaaatcaaattgaatCCCTGAGAGACATGCAGAGAAAATATAGCAACATTTTACGTCTGGCGAGGACTTTAACTAACCATTTTTACCAGGTTGTGCAAACACAGAGGGCTTTGGGAGAGGCATTTTCTGAGCAATCTCAAAGAAATCCAGAGCTGCAAGAAGAATTTTCTTATAACTGTGAGACACAAAGAAATTTGGTGAAAAACGGAGAAGTTCTCCTGG GTGCAATGAATTTTTTCACATCTACAGTAAATACTCTTTGTAATAAGACAATGGAAGACACAATTCTGACAATAAAGAATTATGAGGCAGCCAG ATTTGGATATTATAAATTACCTTTGCCATGTAAACCATTTGTGGCTGTCTGCTTCATTTTGGATTTCAATAGGAATTCAATACCGACATacaaaaatttaataaaatttaagtatttatttcaaaatagataa
- the LOC125680518 gene encoding mitochondrial import inner membrane translocase subunit Tim9-like produces MTANLQGSEREVSMLRDVLLSHNIMTERCFTTCVTKFRQNKLTDDEMSCIDTCVGRYVNFNQRLMSTFFEQQQARMKAIAEEQNAQVPPEQPVIQTT; encoded by the exons ATGACTGCTAATTTGCAGGGATCGGAAAGAGAGGTGTCAATG cTCAGAGATGTGTTGTTATCTCATAATATAATGACAGAGCGCTGCTTCACCACCTGCGTGACCAAATTCCGACAGAATAAACTTACAGATGATGAG ATGTCCTGCATTGATACCTGTGTGGGTAGATATGTGAATTTTAACCAGAGACTtatgtcaacattttttgaacaACAGCAGGCAAGAATGAAAGCCATAGCTGAAGAACAAAATGCACAAGTTCCTCCTGAACAACCAGTCATTCAGACCACTTGA